A part of Thermococcus sp. SY098 genomic DNA contains:
- a CDS encoding bifunctional L-myo-inositol-1-phosphate cytidylyltransferase/CDP-L-myo-inositol myo-inositolphosphotransferase, whose product MLPEKAVILAAGFGTRLRKLTEETPKGLLKVAGREILYRTMKVLQELGVEEFIIVTNPKYETKFREFAKKNSFKVQIVINEHPEKGNGYSLYLAKDLVGGKFILVMSDHIYGKAFLEIAVKGEGLIVDKAPKYTSIEEATKVRIKDSRVEDIGKHLKDFDAIDTGFFVLTPEIFEVADEILSEKGKAELSEIVKRAKLKVTSVSGFFWMDIDTPEDIKKARKLVIQTSVKGSGDGFISRHLNRKISTRISTLLVDYVTPNQMTVVTFLLGILSALLNFISVPLAGILYQISSILDGVDGEIARASMRTSRFGGYVDSILDRYVDFAFLLILAYVTIKEPLWWATAVTAIFGSAMVSYSTERYKAAYGSDIYKDIPVMRYLIGKRDERIFLTMLLCLAGQIKALFALLAILTNLRIVATVWLVWKNKKD is encoded by the coding sequence CAGAGAAGGCAGTAATTCTTGCAGCTGGATTTGGAACGAGGCTAAGAAAGCTGACTGAAGAAACCCCCAAAGGTCTTCTAAAAGTTGCTGGTAGGGAAATCCTCTATAGAACCATGAAAGTTCTCCAAGAGCTTGGTGTTGAAGAGTTTATAATCGTTACAAATCCAAAATACGAGACTAAATTTAGAGAATTCGCTAAGAAAAACAGTTTTAAGGTTCAGATTGTGATAAACGAACATCCAGAGAAGGGCAATGGGTATTCTCTTTACTTAGCCAAGGATTTAGTTGGCGGAAAGTTTATCCTTGTCATGAGTGATCATATCTATGGAAAAGCTTTTCTTGAGATAGCTGTGAAAGGGGAAGGGCTCATTGTTGATAAAGCCCCGAAGTATACCAGCATTGAGGAAGCAACAAAAGTTAGAATCAAAGATAGCCGCGTGGAGGACATTGGAAAGCACCTTAAAGATTTTGACGCCATCGATACTGGATTCTTCGTCTTGACTCCCGAGATATTCGAGGTTGCTGATGAGATTCTGTCAGAAAAAGGAAAAGCTGAGCTGAGCGAGATCGTGAAAAGGGCAAAGCTTAAAGTAACTTCTGTGAGCGGATTTTTCTGGATGGACATCGACACTCCAGAGGACATCAAAAAAGCAAGAAAGCTTGTAATCCAGACCTCTGTAAAGGGAAGTGGAGATGGCTTCATATCAAGGCATTTAAACAGAAAAATCTCCACGAGAATAAGCACTCTCCTCGTTGATTACGTTACTCCCAACCAGATGACAGTTGTAACTTTCTTGCTTGGCATTCTCTCAGCTTTACTGAATTTTATCAGCGTCCCCCTGGCTGGAATTCTGTATCAAATAAGCTCCATCCTTGATGGTGTTGATGGAGAGATTGCACGTGCGAGCATGAGGACGAGCAGATTTGGTGGCTATGTGGACTCAATTCTTGACAGATACGTGGACTTTGCATTTTTGTTGATATTAGCTTACGTTACAATTAAAGAACCGCTCTGGTGGGCAACAGCTGTGACAGCAATCTTTGGCTCAGCGATGGTAAGCTATTCAACGGAGCGTTATAAGGCAGCGTATGGAAGCGACATTTATAAGGATATTCCAGTAATGCGATACCTTATCGGAAAGAGGGACGAAAGGATATTCCTAACAATGTTACTATGCTTAGCCGGGCAAATAAAAGCCCTCTTTGCTCTATTAGCAATCTTGACAAATCTTAGAATAGTGGCGACAGTTTGGCTGGTATGGAAAAATAAGAAAGACTAA